One Luoshenia tenuis genomic region harbors:
- a CDS encoding non-ribosomal peptide synthetase produces MVEVLPEFRSEKRFALSLSQRNIWDQERALPGTSVNNISTTIRINGRVDFGLLQRALDRVLEADASLRTRITLQEGEPVQYQAPYSRELFPIYDFSHTSCEGIESWEKAMTRELIPLLDAPLYRFIFFRAGENAGGVLIKIHHIISDGWSQVMICNRISKTYLALLAGQDVALEAAPSYELHVREEQEYLCSKAYRRDEAYWRETLAKAGEPSVIKSVKSAAVSPVGRRVSFALPQVLNHAIYSFCVEYRVAPFAVFYMALAIYFKRNGGARRFTIGVPIFNRTNFTFKKSTGMFVSTLPFFNELCDKWSLTEFNEHLAEAWYELLRHQRFPFSHIAALAGGDNEGRLFNIALSYQDSKIYESEDARVVFSGRWHYSGYQAEQLCIHLSNMENHRRYAMDYDYLTQFFSEQEIRALHDSLVTILLEALGQPDLPIYKLSVLRPEERERVVYTFNRTAKPLPDCSLYEVFARVVQEYPQRAAVIRQGRRTTYQALDERARAIGSALQGVMGEGKGLIALLLPREEDLLAAMVGVLSAGQAYLVLSGELPAKRLEGILAQSGAAALITRGQMLSGRQLPEGLTVLNLDEPLGPPAAPPLKAALDELAYVVYTSGSTGAPKGVEITGRNLLNFVRAMAPVYAKGAVLSVCNVGFDAFMIESIVALLNGRTVVLPEDAQQESPRRLAELIRGYAVGFLSITPSRLSAFLKEPAFAQAMRGIERIVCGGEAFSGELMRRLEDCTAARVYNQYGPSETTIGVSLKQMNGAGAITAGAPMDNCKLYVLDEWRNPLPVGVYGELYIGGACVGRGYRNAPELTAASFIPSPFEQGERLYKTGDMACWTAEGEILLAGRLDRQVKLRGLRIEPQEVSACLERHPAVKQAAARVFIQQGHPMLVAYYVAQGAATELELMTFAADYLPRYMLPASIVKLEALPLTASGKVDEANLPVPQQTDGEDDLPAGREESEILAIFREALEKPELGVDSDYFLSGGDSLGAMAVLAKIEERLGQALRISQLYAARTPRKLGCLLRGEDAPNLTPRQAALQSAPHQAFYPLTPIQQGIYVQSQMDLTGFAYHMAGAFRLPAKPDAGRLQAAFRALIAGDKIFRTGYAVRGGQVVATVADSVEFTLPVLQEADFEAACKAFLQPFDLARPPLLRAALWQEGADWYLLIDSHHLIGDGMSTPILLERLDGYLAQTQGDIPLGYQDYAYALQNGALRPGQAKHLAYWREKLDPMPEALELPTDAARPRSFDFKGGQQKLKLDAKLSKAVDEFCEREGLTPFALMLAAYGLLLRAVSGREDFTVGTPVSGRLRPELQGICGPFINTLPLRLMPGGELSGKEYLKAVRDTVTELLEHQDCAPEQIISALNLPRSVGRNPLYQVAFSMRPFEVSALKLMGQGIEYRAIPNATAKGELSIEVAREAGCYELTVEYASSYFAPETAAFYARCMRQGVRALMAGAGSSLKVLDILPPEDRIRLIERPNHTFTPFVDMPIAQLIAQQVLLDPEGVAVYFHGEATTYAQLNAQACRMANLLTRAGVIKGERVGLATRRGPHLYAAMLAILKTGCAYVPFLSSFPEARIAYMLDTAGANHILCDGETAAALPAELRQKAILLEGEAPDSFEDVAVGRDELIHVLFTSGSTGKPKGVMIPQRAITNLYGGVSALFSGSPGPILCTTQLIFDIFASESLIPLAMGKPIVLADEQEMMLPWKMAELMGRHGVKYMQFTASRLQMCLGNEAFCRAAAGLELMIVGGEPVSAQLVERFKAASPAHLINMYGPTEDTVYATLTEVEPGRPVTIGRPMPNTRVYVCDEAGRPVLPTACGELCLAGAGVADGYIGRPDLTEQLFVEDPYFPGEKMYRSGDLGRLRLDGTFDCLGRRDAQVKINGQRVELEEIAAVLLEGDLAREAAAIVLEKPDGSSEIGLFFVPKGEADRAQAEALLQKALPGYMLPSQYYVIAQMPYTATGKTDRRALKAMACGTTPMQEVSAPKAPATAQGTEQVAENESPQALQPAPGPGAKAADRAAGQAEKAIKAQVEEKPEGAKAASVDEILSIWQEALGAEALRADVSFFEQGGTSLAALGVLSQYYNRHWEMTLEQFYGQPTAAAQAALLTGGVPEQAYEQHIPEPKAKRYPRNVPLPTPMQTQPPRSVLLTGATGFFGVHLLRALLDAGTQRVYCLVRGGDDGRLQKTLAWYFGQGWVRTHQTFIKVLPGDVGQHQLGLSAADYALLAGRIEAIYHAAADVRHYVAQDDQINLQGVQAAIALAQTEKVPLMHVSTASVAGEYLIDEPDRYLDFCEEDFDIGQNWQDNAYVRSKFLAEAAVYEAMDRGLRAQVYRLGRLVGRATDGVFQRNPENNAFYMLLRAVQALGAMPGTMAGIPMDITPVDRAAEAAVALRDAPMTALHILSPHPPTMGEVVRAVLPQVQMVDEQAFEAMLEKEAQGAQAKVLSPLIETWTHAKMRPARIAPVCVKTARWLARLGAPLPEGRTEMLLAEFRDGGEGHDL; encoded by the coding sequence ATGGTAGAGGTCTTGCCGGAGTTCAGGAGTGAAAAAAGATTTGCGCTTTCGTTAAGCCAGCGGAACATATGGGATCAGGAGCGTGCGCTGCCGGGAACGTCGGTCAATAACATCAGTACGACCATCCGCATTAATGGGCGGGTGGATTTCGGGCTGCTGCAACGGGCGCTGGACCGGGTCTTGGAGGCGGACGCGTCGTTACGCACCCGTATTACGCTGCAAGAGGGCGAGCCGGTGCAGTATCAGGCGCCGTATAGCAGAGAGCTGTTTCCGATATATGATTTTTCTCACACCTCTTGCGAGGGGATCGAGAGCTGGGAAAAAGCGATGACGCGGGAGCTGATCCCGCTGCTGGACGCGCCGCTGTACCGGTTTATCTTTTTCCGCGCGGGGGAAAATGCCGGCGGCGTACTGATCAAGATCCATCACATCATCTCGGACGGCTGGTCGCAGGTGATGATCTGCAACCGCATATCCAAGACCTATCTGGCGCTGCTTGCGGGGCAGGATGTGGCGCTTGAAGCGGCACCCAGCTATGAACTGCATGTTCGGGAAGAACAGGAGTATCTGTGCTCTAAAGCCTACAGGCGGGATGAAGCCTATTGGCGGGAGACTTTAGCCAAGGCGGGCGAACCCTCGGTGATTAAATCCGTCAAGAGCGCGGCCGTAAGCCCGGTGGGCCGGCGGGTGAGTTTCGCGCTGCCGCAGGTGCTTAACCATGCCATCTACTCCTTTTGTGTGGAGTATCGCGTGGCGCCCTTTGCCGTATTTTATATGGCGCTGGCCATCTACTTTAAGCGCAATGGCGGCGCCAGGCGCTTTACCATCGGCGTGCCGATCTTTAACCGGACCAATTTTACCTTTAAAAAGAGCACGGGCATGTTTGTCAGCACCCTGCCCTTTTTTAACGAGCTCTGCGATAAATGGAGCCTGACCGAGTTCAACGAACATTTGGCCGAGGCCTGGTATGAGCTGTTGCGCCACCAGCGCTTTCCGTTTTCACATATCGCGGCGCTGGCCGGCGGGGATAATGAGGGGCGGCTGTTCAACATCGCGCTTTCCTATCAGGACAGTAAGATCTACGAGAGCGAGGATGCGCGGGTGGTCTTTTCCGGCCGCTGGCACTACAGCGGCTACCAGGCGGAGCAGCTTTGCATCCACCTGAGCAATATGGAAAACCACCGGCGCTATGCGATGGATTACGATTACCTGACCCAGTTTTTCTCTGAACAGGAGATTCGCGCGCTGCACGATAGCCTGGTCACCATCCTGCTTGAGGCGTTGGGGCAGCCGGATCTGCCCATCTACAAGCTCTCGGTCCTGCGCCCGGAGGAGCGGGAACGGGTGGTGTATACCTTTAACCGCACGGCAAAGCCTCTGCCGGATTGCAGTTTATATGAAGTGTTTGCCCGCGTCGTCCAGGAGTATCCCCAGCGGGCGGCGGTGATACGCCAGGGCCGGCGCACCACCTATCAGGCGCTGGATGAACGGGCGCGGGCCATCGGCAGCGCGCTGCAGGGCGTGATGGGGGAAGGGAAAGGGCTTATCGCCCTGTTGCTGCCCCGGGAGGAGGACTTGCTGGCGGCTATGGTGGGCGTACTGTCCGCCGGGCAGGCATACCTGGTGCTCTCGGGCGAGCTGCCGGCCAAGCGTTTAGAGGGCATTCTGGCGCAAAGCGGTGCGGCCGCACTGATTACCAGAGGGCAGATGCTGAGCGGGCGCCAGCTGCCCGAAGGGCTGACCGTGCTGAACTTGGACGAGCCGCTGGGGCCGCCGGCGGCCCCCCCGCTGAAGGCGGCGCTTGATGAGCTGGCCTATGTGGTGTATACCTCGGGCAGCACGGGGGCCCCGAAGGGGGTGGAGATCACCGGGCGCAATCTGCTCAACTTTGTACGGGCCATGGCGCCGGTCTATGCCAAGGGCGCCGTACTATCGGTATGTAATGTGGGCTTTGACGCCTTTATGATCGAGAGCATCGTAGCGCTGCTCAACGGGCGCACAGTTGTACTGCCTGAGGATGCGCAGCAGGAATCCCCCCGAAGGTTGGCCGAGCTGATCCGCGGGTACGCGGTGGGCTTTTTGTCCATCACCCCTTCCAGGCTCTCGGCGTTTCTAAAAGAGCCCGCATTTGCCCAGGCGATGCGGGGGATCGAGCGCATTGTCTGCGGGGGCGAGGCTTTTTCGGGCGAGCTGATGCGTAGGCTTGAGGATTGCACCGCTGCGCGGGTCTACAACCAATACGGCCCGTCGGAGACCACGATAGGCGTAAGCTTAAAGCAGATGAACGGCGCCGGCGCCATTACGGCGGGCGCGCCGATGGATAATTGCAAACTGTATGTGTTGGATGAGTGGCGCAATCCCCTGCCGGTAGGCGTGTATGGCGAGCTTTATATCGGCGGCGCCTGCGTAGGGCGCGGGTACCGCAACGCGCCGGAGCTGACGGCGGCCAGCTTTATCCCCAGCCCCTTTGAACAGGGCGAGCGGCTGTATAAAACCGGGGATATGGCCTGCTGGACGGCGGAGGGCGAGATTTTGCTGGCCGGCCGGCTGGATCGGCAGGTAAAGCTGCGGGGTCTGCGGATCGAGCCGCAGGAGGTATCCGCCTGTCTGGAGCGGCACCCCGCGGTAAAACAGGCTGCGGCCCGGGTGTTTATACAGCAAGGGCACCCGATGCTGGTAGCCTATTACGTGGCGCAGGGCGCGGCGACGGAGCTGGAGCTGATGACCTTTGCGGCGGATTACCTGCCGCGGTATATGCTGCCGGCCAGCATCGTCAAACTTGAAGCCTTGCCGCTGACGGCCAGCGGCAAGGTAGACGAGGCTAATTTGCCTGTGCCCCAGCAAACAGACGGTGAAGATGACCTGCCTGCCGGACGGGAGGAAAGTGAAATATTGGCGATCTTCCGCGAGGCGCTGGAAAAGCCGGAGCTGGGCGTGGACAGCGATTATTTCCTCTCGGGCGGGGACTCTCTGGGGGCCATGGCCGTGCTGGCCAAGATCGAGGAGCGGCTGGGGCAGGCGCTGCGGATCTCCCAGCTGTATGCGGCGCGCACCCCTCGGAAGCTGGGGTGCCTGCTGCGCGGCGAGGATGCACCCAACCTTACACCGCGCCAGGCCGCGCTGCAAAGCGCGCCGCATCAGGCGTTTTATCCGCTTACGCCCATTCAACAGGGGATTTACGTGCAAAGCCAGATGGACCTTACCGGCTTTGCCTATCATATGGCGGGCGCTTTCCGCCTGCCGGCTAAACCGGATGCGGGAAGGCTGCAGGCCGCTTTCCGCGCGCTGATCGCGGGGGATAAGATTTTCCGTACCGGGTATGCGGTGCGGGGGGGACAGGTCGTCGCCACCGTTGCCGACTCGGTAGAATTTACATTGCCCGTTTTGCAGGAGGCGGATTTCGAGGCCGCCTGCAAGGCCTTTTTGCAGCCCTTTGACCTGGCACGTCCGCCGCTGTTACGCGCGGCGCTTTGGCAGGAGGGGGCGGACTGGTATCTGCTGATCGATAGCCATCACCTAATCGGAGATGGGATGAGCACGCCCATCTTGCTGGAACGCCTGGACGGCTACCTTGCGCAAACGCAGGGAGATATCCCGCTGGGCTATCAGGATTATGCGTACGCCCTCCAAAATGGCGCGCTGCGGCCAGGGCAGGCAAAGCACCTGGCCTATTGGCGTGAAAAGCTGGACCCCATGCCGGAGGCGCTGGAACTGCCCACGGACGCGGCCCGGCCCCGGTCTTTCGACTTTAAAGGCGGGCAGCAAAAGTTAAAACTGGACGCTAAGCTCTCAAAAGCGGTGGATGAATTCTGCGAGCGGGAGGGCTTAACGCCCTTTGCCCTGATGCTCGCCGCCTATGGATTACTGCTGCGGGCGGTATCCGGCCGGGAGGATTTTACCGTGGGCACGCCTGTTTCCGGGCGGCTGCGGCCCGAGCTGCAGGGGATCTGCGGCCCGTTTATCAATACCCTGCCGCTGCGGCTGATGCCAGGCGGGGAATTAAGCGGGAAAGAATATCTGAAAGCGGTAAGGGATACGGTGACGGAGTTACTGGAGCACCAGGACTGCGCGCCGGAGCAGATCATTTCCGCGCTCAATCTGCCCAGAAGCGTAGGGCGAAATCCGTTGTATCAGGTGGCGTTTTCCATGCGTCCCTTTGAAGTCAGCGCGCTAAAGCTGATGGGGCAGGGGATTGAGTACCGCGCTATCCCCAACGCCACGGCCAAGGGAGAGCTGAGTATAGAGGTTGCCCGGGAAGCGGGTTGCTATGAATTGACGGTAGAGTATGCCTCCAGCTATTTTGCCCCAGAAACGGCGGCGTTCTACGCCCGGTGCATGCGCCAGGGCGTGCGCGCGCTGATGGCGGGCGCCGGGAGCAGCCTAAAGGTGTTGGATATCCTGCCGCCGGAGGATCGGATCCGTCTGATCGAGCGGCCCAACCATACCTTCACCCCCTTTGTGGACATGCCCATCGCCCAGCTGATCGCCCAGCAGGTCCTTTTGGACCCGGAGGGCGTTGCCGTCTATTTCCATGGGGAGGCGACCACCTATGCGCAGTTGAATGCGCAGGCCTGCCGCATGGCCAACCTGCTGACCCGAGCCGGGGTTATAAAGGGAGAGCGGGTGGGCCTGGCAACCCGACGCGGGCCGCATCTGTACGCGGCGATGCTGGCCATCCTGAAAACTGGCTGCGCCTATGTGCCGTTTTTATCCAGCTTTCCGGAGGCGCGCATCGCCTATATGCTGGATACCGCCGGGGCCAACCATATTCTGTGCGATGGAGAAACGGCTGCCGCGCTGCCTGCCGAGCTGCGCCAGAAGGCGATTTTGCTAGAGGGCGAGGCGCCGGATAGCTTTGAGGACGTCGCCGTGGGCCGGGATGAACTGATACACGTGCTGTTTACCTCGGGCTCTACGGGCAAACCCAAGGGCGTCATGATCCCCCAGCGGGCGATCACCAACCTGTATGGCGGGGTCAGCGCGCTGTTTAGCGGCTCGCCCGGGCCGATTTTATGCACCACGCAGTTGATCTTCGACATTTTCGCCTCGGAGAGCCTAATCCCGCTGGCGATGGGCAAGCCCATCGTGCTGGCGGATGAGCAGGAGATGATGCTGCCCTGGAAGATGGCGGAGCTGATGGGGCGCCATGGGGTAAAATACATGCAATTTACCGCCTCCCGGCTGCAAATGTGCCTGGGTAACGAGGCTTTTTGCAGGGCTGCGGCGGGCTTGGAGCTGATGATCGTGGGCGGGGAGCCGGTATCGGCCCAGCTGGTGGAGCGGTTCAAAGCGGCTTCGCCAGCGCACCTGATCAATATGTACGGCCCCACGGAGGATACCGTCTATGCGACGCTGACCGAGGTAGAGCCCGGCCGGCCGGTGACCATCGGCCGCCCTATGCCCAACACCCGCGTATACGTATGCGATGAGGCGGGCCGCCCCGTTTTGCCCACAGCCTGCGGGGAGCTTTGCCTGGCCGGGGCGGGCGTTGCCGACGGGTATATCGGCCGGCCGGACCTGACCGAACAGCTGTTTGTGGAGGACCCCTACTTCCCCGGGGAGAAGATGTACCGCAGCGGGGATCTTGGGAGGCTGCGGCTGGACGGCACGTTTGACTGCCTGGGGCGCAGGGATGCGCAGGTCAAGATCAACGGACAACGGGTGGAGCTGGAGGAGATCGCCGCCGTATTGTTGGAGGGCGATCTGGCCAGGGAGGCCGCGGCCATCGTATTAGAAAAGCCGGATGGTTCCAGCGAGATCGGCCTGTTTTTCGTCCCAAAAGGGGAAGCGGACCGGGCGCAGGCAGAGGCGCTGTTGCAAAAGGCGCTTCCGGGCTATATGCTGCCCTCTCAATACTATGTGATCGCGCAGATGCCATACACCGCCACCGGCAAGACCGACCGGCGGGCTTTAAAGGCGATGGCCTGTGGGACAACGCCAATGCAGGAGGTGTCTGCGCCTAAAGCGCCAGCTACAGCACAGGGTACGGAGCAAGTCGCAGAAAATGAAAGCCCGCAGGCCTTACAACCGGCCCCCGGACCCGGGGCGAAGGCGGCCGATAGGGCGGCCGGCCAGGCGGAAAAAGCCATAAAAGCGCAGGTTGAAGAAAAGCCGGAAGGGGCTAAAGCTGCCAGCGTGGATGAGATTTTGTCGATCTGGCAGGAGGCGCTGGGCGCAGAGGCGCTGCGTGCCGACGTTTCATTCTTTGAACAGGGCGGAACCTCGCTGGCGGCCCTGGGCGTGCTCAGCCAATACTACAACCGCCACTGGGAGATGACGCTGGAACAGTTCTACGGGCAGCCCACGGCGGCCGCACAGGCAGCACTGCTGACGGGCGGCGTACCGGAACAGGCGTATGAGCAGCATATACCGGAACCCAAGGCGAAACGATACCCCCGCAACGTGCCCTTGCCTACCCCCATGCAAACGCAGCCTCCGCGCAGCGTATTGCTGACGGGCGCCACCGGTTTTTTCGGGGTGCATCTGCTGCGCGCGTTGCTGGACGCCGGTACGCAAAGGGTATATTGCCTGGTGCGCGGCGGGGATGATGGCCGGTTGCAAAAGACGCTGGCCTGGTATTTCGGCCAAGGTTGGGTGCGTACGCATCAAACCTTTATAAAGGTATTGCCCGGCGATGTCGGGCAGCATCAGCTGGGGCTGAGCGCGGCGGACTATGCGCTGCTGGCAGGCCGGATAGAGGCTATATACCATGCTGCGGCGGATGTGCGCCATTACGTGGCGCAGGATGACCAGATCAACCTGCAGGGCGTGCAAGCGGCGATAGCCCTTGCGCAGACGGAGAAAGTGCCGCTGATGCACGTATCCACCGCCAGCGTCGCCGGGGAATATTTGATAGACGAACCGGACCGGTACCTGGATTTTTGTGAAGAGGATTTTGACATCGGCCAGAATTGGCAGGATAACGCCTACGTTCGCAGTAAATTCTTGGCGGAGGCGGCGGTCTATGAGGCAATGGACAGAGGGCTGCGCGCGCAGGTCTATCGCCTGGGCCGGCTGGTTGGGCGGGCTACGGATGGCGTATTCCAGCGCAACCCTGAAAATAACGCCTTTTACATGCTGTTGCGCGCGGTACAGGCGCTGGGGGCCATGCCTGGCACTATGGCCGGTATCCCGATGGACATTACGCCTGTGGACCGGGCGGCCGAGGCGGCGGTGGCCCTGCGCGATGCGCCCATGACGGCGCTGCACATCCTCTCGCCTCATCCGCCTACGATGGGCGAGGTCGTCAGAGCAGTGCTGCCGCAGGTACAGATGGTGGATGAGCAGGCATTTGAGGCGATGCTAGAAAAAGAGGCGCAGGGCGCACAGGCCAAGGTGTTATCGCCGCTGATCGAAACCTGGACACATGCCAAGATGCGCCCGGCGCGGATCGCGCCGGTATGCGTCAAGACGGCGCGATGGCTGGCGCGGCTGGGCGCGCCGCTGCCGGAAGGGCGGACCGAAATGTTGTTGGCCGAATTTAGGGATGGGGGTGAAGGGCATGATCTCTGA